The Natronincola ferrireducens genome includes a window with the following:
- a CDS encoding ABC transporter permease subunit, translating to MEGFKKIVDKVGYPRFIIGGFLFILCVIAAMLAIPIPGLIGDILTRVGMNGILVLAMVPAIQAGVGLNFALPLGIVCGLIGALVSIEFKLSGFTGFFTALIVAIPLAAIVGYFYGQMLNRIKGQEMTVGTYVGFSAVSAMCIFWLLAPFRSPELIWAYGGTGLRVTVSLESSIDKILNGFLSFNVAGIQVPTGLLGFFGICCLAVWLFSKTKSGVIMNAAGANEKFATATGINVNKQRILGVTLSTVLGAIGIIVYSQSFGFLQLYNAPLYSALPAVAAVLIGGASIKKATITHVIIGTFLFQALLVVSLPVINILADGSMSEVIRIIISNGIILYALTRETGGDLA from the coding sequence ATGGAGGGTTTTAAAAAAATTGTAGATAAGGTAGGATATCCTAGATTTATTATTGGAGGATTTCTATTCATCCTATGTGTTATAGCCGCTATGCTAGCGATACCAATTCCTGGACTTATAGGAGATATTCTTACCCGTGTTGGTATGAATGGTATACTGGTATTGGCTATGGTACCTGCTATTCAAGCTGGGGTAGGCTTGAACTTTGCTCTGCCCTTGGGGATTGTATGTGGGTTAATAGGAGCATTGGTTAGTATAGAGTTTAAATTAAGTGGTTTTACAGGTTTTTTTACTGCTTTAATAGTTGCAATTCCTTTAGCCGCCATCGTTGGATACTTTTATGGACAAATGTTAAATCGTATTAAAGGACAGGAAATGACGGTAGGAACCTATGTAGGATTTTCTGCAGTATCTGCAATGTGTATATTTTGGTTATTGGCACCCTTCAGAAGTCCAGAACTAATATGGGCCTATGGTGGTACGGGTTTAAGGGTTACAGTTTCTCTTGAGTCCAGTATTGATAAGATTTTAAATGGGTTTTTAAGTTTTAATGTTGCAGGTATTCAGGTACCTACAGGATTGCTGGGATTCTTTGGAATTTGCTGTTTAGCTGTATGGCTGTTTAGTAAGACCAAAAGCGGGGTTATCATGAATGCTGCTGGGGCAAATGAAAAGTTTGCTACAGCTACAGGAATTAATGTAAATAAACAGAGGATTTTAGGTGTAACACTATCCACAGTTCTAGGAGCTATTGGAATTATTGTTTACAGTCAGTCCTTTGGGTTTTTACAGTTATACAACGCACCTCTATACTCAGCATTACCTGCAGTAGCGGCAGTATTAATTGGTGGTGCCTCCATTAAAAAAGCTACGATTACCCATGTTATCATTGGAACCTTTTTGTTTCAAGCCCTGTTGGTGGTATCACTTCCTGTAATTAATATATTAGCTGATGGAAGTATGTCGGAGGTTATTCGAATTATTATCAGTAATGGTATTATTCTATATGCCTTAACGAGAGAAACAGGAGGTGACCTAGCATAA
- a CDS encoding pyridoxal-phosphate-dependent aminotransferase family protein — MKKEKLLMTPGPTMVPPAVLMAGGEPMIHHRTPEYSQLFRELNKNLKTIFQTQNPVLTFPAAGTGGLEAAVVNFFSPGDRVLCTSIGVFGDRVATIAKAFGLNVEKLTVPLGEAVDPRIIEEKLKEQNYKGVFVTHNETSTGAYNDIEAIGKITKNKDILLIVDAVSSLGGLDLKTDEWGVDVVITASQKALMAPPGLTFLSVSNKGWEAAQNSTSPKFYWDVIKARKAMEKPSPQNPYTPAVSLLRSVNKALELIIEEGLQEVFHRHSQLAKATRAAVEALGLKLFAAPQARSNVITSIKMPEGIDGEKVKKQMAEKYGVITAGGQEDLKGKILRIGHMGYVHEGDIIQTIAALEKALIDVGYPIEKAVGIKAALEVFN; from the coding sequence ATGAAAAAAGAAAAATTACTAATGACTCCAGGACCAACAATGGTACCCCCAGCTGTATTAATGGCTGGAGGGGAGCCTATGATTCATCATCGTACCCCTGAATATAGCCAACTTTTTAGGGAATTAAATAAAAATTTAAAAACCATATTTCAGACACAAAACCCTGTTCTTACCTTTCCCGCAGCAGGAACTGGTGGGTTAGAAGCAGCAGTAGTTAACTTTTTTTCTCCTGGGGATAGGGTGTTGTGTACTAGCATTGGAGTATTTGGAGATAGAGTTGCTACTATTGCAAAGGCTTTTGGGCTAAATGTAGAAAAGCTTACAGTTCCTTTAGGTGAAGCAGTAGATCCCCGAATAATAGAGGAAAAGCTAAAAGAACAAAACTATAAAGGAGTTTTTGTAACCCATAATGAGACTTCAACTGGAGCCTATAATGATATAGAGGCTATTGGAAAAATAACCAAGAACAAAGACATTTTATTGATAGTAGATGCAGTAAGCTCCCTGGGGGGATTGGATTTAAAAACAGATGAATGGGGAGTAGATGTGGTCATCACCGCTTCACAAAAGGCATTAATGGCACCTCCAGGATTAACTTTTTTAAGTGTTAGTAATAAGGGATGGGAAGCAGCCCAAAATAGTACATCTCCAAAGTTTTACTGGGATGTAATTAAGGCAAGGAAAGCTATGGAAAAGCCCTCCCCACAAAACCCCTACACCCCAGCCGTATCCTTGTTAAGATCAGTAAATAAAGCACTAGAATTAATTATTGAAGAAGGTCTACAGGAAGTTTTCCATCGACACAGTCAATTGGCAAAAGCCACTAGAGCTGCAGTAGAGGCTTTAGGACTAAAGCTTTTTGCAGCACCCCAAGCAAGATCTAATGTGATCACCTCTATCAAAATGCCGGAGGGAATAGATGGTGAAAAAGTAAAAAAACAGATGGCTGAAAAGTATGGTGTTATCACAGCGGGGGGACAAGAGGATTTAAAGGGAAAAATTTTAAGGATTGGGCATATGGGATATGTCCATGAGGGAGATATTATACAAACTATAGCTGCCTTAGAAAAAGCTTTAATTGATGTGGGGTATCCTATAGAAAAGGCCGTAGGTATAAAGGCAGCATTGGAAGTATTCAATTAA
- a CDS encoding ABC transporter permease: protein MDNNVKIEEVKLKKQSSSDLVMKFIVPIVFIALCGVGYQLSGLRFTFVLNEVLTRLARNSFLVISLIIPVIAGMGLNFGIVLGAMAGQIALIFITDYSIQGLSGFFLAVLFSTPIAIVFGYLVGQVLNRAKGKEMITSMILGFFSNGLYQLFFLVFAGTIIPFRKEGMLLSTGVGVRNSVDLDGVRHALDNVWKIRPYPGLAIPVGTLIIVGVLCVALTFFLKTKLGQEMRTVGQNMHIAQVAGINVNRTRIIAIIISTVLAAWGQIIFLQNIGTLNTYGSHEQVGLFAVASLLIGGASVTKATYGQALLGTFLFHMLFILSPMAGQNLMGDSQIGEFFRVFVAYGVIGLALLLHAWQKKGKK, encoded by the coding sequence ATGGACAACAATGTAAAAATAGAAGAAGTAAAACTCAAAAAACAAAGTTCTTCAGATTTAGTTATGAAATTTATTGTGCCAATTGTATTTATTGCATTATGTGGAGTCGGTTATCAACTTTCTGGACTGCGTTTTACATTTGTGTTAAATGAAGTACTTACGAGATTAGCTAGAAACTCCTTTTTGGTTATATCTCTTATCATTCCAGTTATCGCTGGGATGGGTTTGAACTTTGGTATTGTATTGGGTGCTATGGCTGGGCAAATCGCACTAATTTTTATTACAGATTATTCAATTCAAGGCCTGAGTGGGTTTTTCCTTGCAGTGCTGTTTTCTACCCCTATAGCTATTGTCTTTGGATATTTAGTAGGACAGGTTTTAAACAGAGCTAAAGGGAAAGAAATGATTACCAGTATGATATTAGGATTTTTTTCCAATGGTCTATACCAATTATTTTTCTTAGTGTTTGCTGGAACAATTATTCCCTTTAGAAAAGAGGGAATGCTATTGTCCACTGGAGTAGGTGTTAGAAACAGTGTTGACCTTGATGGGGTTCGACATGCTCTAGATAATGTTTGGAAAATTAGACCTTATCCTGGCTTAGCAATACCGGTGGGTACATTAATCATTGTTGGGGTATTATGTGTAGCATTAACCTTTTTCCTTAAAACAAAGCTAGGACAGGAAATGCGTACAGTTGGACAAAATATGCATATTGCCCAGGTAGCAGGAATTAATGTTAACAGAACAAGAATTATTGCTATCATTATTTCTACTGTATTGGCGGCATGGGGACAAATTATCTTCCTACAGAACATAGGTACTTTGAACACCTATGGAAGCCATGAACAGGTAGGACTTTTTGCCGTAGCTTCCCTATTAATTGGTGGTGCTTCTGTTACAAAGGCTACCTATGGTCAGGCTCTATTGGGAACCTTCCTTTTCCATATGCTATTTATTTTATCTCCAATGGCAGGACAAAACTTGATGGGGGACAGCCAGATAGGAGAGTTCTTTAGGGTATTTGTAGCCTATGGTGTTATTGGATTAGCTTTATTATTACATGCTTGGCAGAAAAAAGGAAAGAAATAA